The genomic window AGGGTGACACTTGTCAGGATGAACCGAAACTACTGTTACAAAAACAATCAACTTATGTACCGATGTGTACTCCTCACCGGATTGAAAATCCTGGGGCAATTACCTTAGTGTTAATTGAAGTACAAAACGGTGAATACCTGGGAGAAGACGATATTATTCGATTTGGTGATGCAGAAGATGTATCAGCAAAGTCGTAAAGAGGTAACTTCAGAGACGTAATTCTACAGACATCTTTGAGATCTGGAAATCTTGTTTGATATAATTTATTTACAAATTTACCGATGCAACTGCGATCGCGCAGCCGCAGCTTTGCGGTATGGTTCTAAACTGTTGTCTAAAATCACTAAAATTCAAGAGAGTAAAGTCAGAGTTAAGGAGTAAGAATGACCCAAGTGGTACTAGGAGAAAACGAAGGTATTGATTCAGCATTACGACGCTTTAAACGGCAAGTATCTAAAGCAGGTATTTTGGCAGATGTCAAGAAGAGTCGCCATTTTGAAACTCCTCTAGAAAAGCGCAAGCGCAAAGCCGTAGCTGCTCGCCGTAAGAGACGTTTTCGCTAATTAGTGCTTTGCACTTTAAACCCAAAATATTATTTTTCGTACAGGTAAGTTAGTACCTTCAGGCTTTGTCTACTGAGACAAAGCCTGATTAATTTCTCGATCGGGAGTTAAACCTCGGAAAAATTTAACATATATGGAATTAAGACTAAACTAGGTTTAAATAGCTTGACAATTTCTACATTTTGACAAAAGATCGCGTCAGGTTAATCCAAGCATCAGCAGGAAAAAACTATGCATCTAGACAATGT from Merismopedia glauca CCAP 1448/3 includes these protein-coding regions:
- the rpsU gene encoding 30S ribosomal protein S21; amino-acid sequence: MTQVVLGENEGIDSALRRFKRQVSKAGILADVKKSRHFETPLEKRKRKAVAARRKRRFR